In Neorhodopirellula lusitana, the following are encoded in one genomic region:
- a CDS encoding PDZ domain-containing protein: MKKQILTCVMCVLSGLMSGSTRAADIYVAPSGSDTNEGTSEQPLASLAAAQKLAREAVGSEAVTVHVADGIYYLPEPLVFTPEDSGTEMNPVAYRAVNEGGAVLSGGARLDLDWQPYENGVFQAKTPAGLEVDQLFINGTNQRMARYPNYDAAKKTTAYQGYAADAFSPERAANWADPTGGYIHAMHSKRWGGYHYRITGKDTKGEVTYEGGWQNNRQSGMHKDFRMAENIFEELDAPGEWFHNAGTSTLYYMPEPGIDLSNAMVEVVRLRHLIEFRGSEGKPVKHITLQGFVVRHAARTFMDTKEPMLRSDWAIYRGGAYFLTGTEDIQILDTEFDQVGGNAVFVNNYNRNTLVKGCHIHDAGASGVCFVGDPDAVRDPLFEYREKNDLTKIDRTPGPKTDNYPSRAAVEDCLIHGIGRVERQPAGVMMDMASEITVRDCSVYDCARSGINIGDGAWGGHLIERCDVFDTVLETHDHGSFNSWGRDRFWHSDRSLSQREIDKDPTMPFLDAVKTTTIRDSRWRCDHGWDIDLDDGSSNYDIYNNLMLSGGLKLREGFRRRAWNNIAINNTFHPHVWYANSNDEVYGNIFMGTYKGVRTPTKTAHGKRVGGNLIFGGNLTKKFGWDEDSIVADPQFVDPSSGDFRVRDGSPALMLGFKNFPMDQFGVKKPSLKAIARTPVIPALEVHRGGKKIASAQTTTWLGATLNDLSGEEFSAYGVSKDEGGVAVLKVGKRSEATAAGLRKGDLIQQVNGNATINIKQLLRAVRRADGSLTLRVVRNQQEIEVNVSR; the protein is encoded by the coding sequence ATGAAGAAACAGATCTTAACTTGCGTGATGTGTGTCCTGTCTGGGCTAATGTCGGGCTCAACCCGCGCAGCGGATATCTATGTGGCACCGAGCGGTTCGGACACGAACGAAGGCACTTCCGAGCAACCGTTGGCCTCGCTTGCCGCTGCGCAAAAACTCGCCCGCGAAGCAGTCGGTAGCGAAGCGGTTACCGTGCACGTTGCTGACGGGATTTACTACCTGCCAGAGCCTCTGGTCTTCACGCCGGAAGACTCTGGCACGGAGATGAATCCGGTCGCATACAGGGCGGTTAACGAGGGCGGGGCGGTACTGAGCGGTGGTGCCCGTTTGGATCTCGACTGGCAACCGTACGAAAATGGAGTCTTTCAGGCGAAGACTCCGGCTGGCCTGGAAGTCGACCAGCTATTCATCAACGGCACGAACCAACGCATGGCGCGTTACCCGAACTATGATGCCGCCAAAAAAACTACAGCCTATCAGGGTTATGCGGCCGATGCCTTTTCTCCAGAGCGTGCCGCCAATTGGGCTGATCCGACCGGTGGCTATATCCACGCAATGCATTCCAAACGTTGGGGCGGATATCATTACCGGATCACTGGAAAGGACACCAAGGGCGAAGTGACCTACGAAGGCGGATGGCAGAACAACCGTCAGTCAGGGATGCACAAAGATTTTCGTATGGCGGAGAATATCTTCGAGGAACTGGATGCTCCCGGAGAGTGGTTTCACAACGCGGGAACGTCAACGCTTTACTACATGCCGGAGCCGGGGATTGATCTCTCAAATGCGATGGTAGAAGTGGTCCGCCTTCGTCATCTGATTGAGTTTCGTGGTTCGGAAGGTAAACCCGTCAAGCATATCACTCTGCAGGGTTTTGTTGTGCGTCATGCCGCGCGTACTTTCATGGACACCAAGGAACCGATGTTGCGCAGCGACTGGGCAATCTATCGCGGTGGCGCGTACTTCCTGACGGGCACGGAAGACATCCAGATTCTGGACACCGAGTTCGACCAAGTTGGCGGCAACGCAGTTTTTGTCAACAACTACAATCGCAATACGTTGGTGAAGGGCTGCCACATCCACGATGCGGGTGCCAGCGGTGTTTGTTTCGTTGGCGATCCAGATGCGGTGCGCGACCCGCTGTTTGAATACCGCGAAAAGAACGACCTGACCAAAATCGATCGTACACCCGGTCCGAAAACGGATAACTATCCGAGTCGTGCAGCGGTCGAGGACTGTCTGATTCACGGTATCGGCCGCGTTGAGCGTCAGCCGGCCGGAGTGATGATGGACATGGCTTCCGAGATCACGGTGCGTGACTGCTCTGTTTATGACTGTGCCCGCTCGGGAATCAATATTGGCGACGGTGCCTGGGGCGGCCATCTGATCGAGCGCTGCGATGTGTTTGACACGGTACTCGAAACTCATGACCACGGATCCTTTAACTCTTGGGGACGGGACCGCTTCTGGCACTCGGATCGAAGCCTTTCGCAAAGAGAAATCGATAAGGATCCGACGATGCCATTTCTCGATGCGGTTAAAACCACAACCATTCGAGACAGTCGCTGGCGATGCGATCACGGGTGGGATATTGACCTGGATGACGGGTCGAGCAACTACGACATCTACAACAACCTGATGCTCAGCGGTGGACTGAAGCTGCGTGAAGGCTTCCGCCGCCGTGCGTGGAACAACATTGCGATCAACAACACTTTTCACCCGCACGTTTGGTACGCCAACAGCAACGATGAAGTGTATGGAAACATTTTCATGGGCACGTACAAAGGTGTGCGAACACCAACCAAGACGGCCCATGGAAAACGGGTGGGCGGCAATTTGATTTTCGGTGGCAACCTAACCAAAAAGTTTGGGTGGGACGAAGACTCGATTGTGGCCGACCCGCAGTTTGTCGATCCATCCAGCGGAGACTTCCGGGTTAGGGACGGTTCACCAGCACTGATGCTCGGCTTTAAGAACTTTCCGATGGATCAGTTCGGAGTCAAAAAGCCTTCGCTTAAAGCAATTGCGAGAACGCCCGTGATACCAGCGTTAGAGGTTCACCGTGGTGGTAAGAAGATCGCATCCGCCCAAACAACCACATGGTTGGGTGCGACCTTAAACGATTTGTCGGGTGAAGAATTTTCGGCCTACGGGGTGAGCAAGGACGAAGGAGGTGTCGCTGTTTTGAAGGTTGGTAAGCGTTCGGAGGCAACGGCGGCCGGTCTTCGCAAAGGTGACCTGATTCAACAAGTGAACGGAAACGCGACGATCAATATCAAACAGCTGTTACGTGCTGTTCGTCGAGCAGATGGAAGCTTGACGCTGCGGGTTGTCCGAAATCAACAGGAAATCGAAGTGAATGTATCTCGATAG
- a CDS encoding alpha-L-fucosidase → MLHYRFLLSISLLAFLPVAGFAQQGDVHPYWAPKTWQLRPDDITTIMGFRAELRGNLAHADRPTPTVVNDAFIRGFKTEKDVMTWEVNSPYEANYSVALLYAGRKEILAQSTLEVSSRGKFISEKVNVPNWDTRPHVQRHLLKKSLLLKKGANTISLRLVDFQGTREERDELDNLKNPKGKTTPFALWSIELVRPEALVAIKTRAKSMKADVQWMVDGKYGLFVHFSSSAQYHDRVATFDVDAFVEQVVEIGASWVCFTCSHGAHYWPGPSKTIDELKPGFTCERDLIRELIDALAKHDIRLMLYYNPNSGMQELYGNTYRNGAEPDPTGYFNFLESHFREVSLRYGEDLATTAGYVDDCGWKVYQLDPPWEKLAKAVKAGNPNAPVGSSQNIFANLTPFSDFVVSDGAGREPEHQPGFLFEEGGQLEGQSPAAWFYMDGWGSGTRDGVWRGKPKFSAEKYIEIFQKADEANMPVTINLASSPYIARTSPFFNPACIEIMKQVRKAVKGD, encoded by the coding sequence ATGCTTCATTACCGCTTTCTGTTGTCGATTAGCTTGTTGGCTTTCCTACCCGTTGCTGGTTTTGCTCAGCAAGGCGACGTGCATCCCTATTGGGCACCGAAAACCTGGCAACTCAGGCCGGATGATATCACGACCATTATGGGGTTCCGGGCTGAATTGCGCGGGAACCTTGCCCATGCTGATCGCCCCACCCCCACGGTTGTCAACGACGCGTTCATTCGCGGTTTTAAAACCGAGAAGGATGTCATGACCTGGGAAGTGAATTCACCCTATGAAGCGAACTACTCCGTCGCCCTGCTGTACGCGGGGCGCAAAGAGATCCTGGCACAATCCACTCTGGAAGTCAGTTCCCGGGGAAAATTCATTAGCGAGAAAGTCAATGTTCCCAACTGGGACACTCGTCCTCATGTGCAGAGGCACCTCCTGAAAAAGAGTCTGTTGCTAAAGAAGGGAGCTAACACGATCAGTTTGCGGTTAGTCGATTTCCAGGGAACGCGGGAAGAAAGGGATGAGCTGGATAACCTCAAGAACCCAAAAGGCAAGACGACACCATTTGCACTGTGGTCCATTGAGCTCGTGCGTCCAGAAGCCCTTGTTGCCATCAAGACCCGCGCCAAATCGATGAAAGCCGATGTGCAATGGATGGTGGATGGCAAGTATGGATTGTTCGTTCATTTCTCATCATCGGCACAATACCACGATCGGGTTGCCACCTTTGACGTCGATGCGTTCGTCGAGCAAGTCGTTGAAATAGGCGCGTCATGGGTCTGTTTCACCTGCTCCCACGGCGCCCATTACTGGCCAGGGCCCAGCAAGACCATCGACGAACTCAAGCCGGGGTTTACCTGCGAGCGTGATTTGATTCGGGAGCTCATCGATGCTTTAGCGAAACACGATATTCGCCTGATGCTTTACTACAATCCAAACAGTGGCATGCAGGAGTTGTATGGCAACACATACAGAAATGGTGCCGAACCGGATCCAACCGGATACTTCAACTTCTTAGAATCGCATTTTCGTGAGGTGAGCCTCCGGTACGGTGAGGATCTAGCAACGACGGCTGGCTATGTCGATGACTGTGGCTGGAAAGTCTATCAATTGGATCCGCCTTGGGAAAAGTTGGCAAAGGCGGTTAAGGCAGGCAACCCCAATGCTCCGGTGGGATCCAGCCAGAACATATTTGCGAACTTGACCCCGTTTAGTGACTTCGTGGTTTCCGATGGTGCCGGCCGGGAGCCGGAACATCAACCTGGTTTCCTGTTTGAAGAAGGTGGCCAACTGGAAGGGCAGTCCCCGGCCGCATGGTTTTACATGGACGGTTGGGGCAGCGGTACACGTGACGGGGTATGGAGGGGAAAGCCCAAGTTCTCTGCTGAGAAATACATCGAGATTTTTCAAAAGGCGGATGAAGCCAACATGCCGGTCACAATCAATCTTGCGTCGAGTCCGTACATCGCCAGAACTTCACCGTTTTTCAATCCGGCGTGTATCGAAATCATGAAGCAGGTGCGTAAAGCAGTGAAAGGCGACTAG
- a CDS encoding alpha-L-fucosidase, protein MKIKAFVLLGCLSSLVLSSNVAAQTDAVAEQLQWFRDAKFGMFIHFQAPRNGDFNPVNLDTKEWVRIAKAGGMKYITLTTSQSSYVPLWNSSFSDRDVTDRTDFKRDIVRELAASCKAEGIRMGCYYPIADPPNPIYNEPDVGGEIRPYVDYLHGMMKELCEEYQPCLIWFDASRRFKAPAEKPLLRQQDMVDMLHSYGTLSNSRLGDDDALKFVDYLTMNDNMAPSINLGVHFESAVTMGRSWHYRANDTLKTPQVLLEQLVNTAGNGGNYLLNVGPDQDGVIPIEMEERLKVMGDWLQRNGEAIYETEPGPYRYEINWGTITQRKNKDTTSLYLNLVDWPKDGKFTLFGVNNPVLTASLLATGETIQSESKLDPFSGQHLVTLKLPKEAPDEYVSVIKIELAGDVSMDPAHMQMNDGKVIMDTYNASIHDVPYVPGKPTKAIDMKMFTVPDRRPLQPSDHTGPWDYQMYRRPGEGIMPGRAITVSGFQTKGQALSWDFKVFEPGTYDVVVNCNGVKSQGSDGKGKLRANVAGQSIESNLNFTDRGRATLGKIQIDASGTYTFTLEVASAFNNAPKFRSVVLAPVAP, encoded by the coding sequence GTGAAGATAAAAGCATTTGTGTTGTTGGGATGCCTGAGCAGTTTAGTGTTGTCGAGTAACGTGGCAGCCCAAACGGATGCAGTTGCTGAACAGTTGCAGTGGTTTAGAGACGCTAAATTTGGGATGTTCATCCATTTCCAGGCACCTAGGAATGGTGATTTTAACCCAGTAAATCTTGACACCAAAGAATGGGTGCGAATCGCCAAGGCCGGCGGGATGAAGTACATCACGCTAACCACGTCACAGAGTTCCTACGTCCCACTCTGGAATTCCTCGTTCTCCGATCGGGATGTCACTGATCGCACCGACTTCAAGCGTGATATCGTCAGGGAGTTGGCGGCGTCCTGTAAGGCCGAAGGAATTCGGATGGGATGTTACTATCCAATCGCGGACCCTCCCAATCCGATCTACAACGAACCGGACGTGGGAGGCGAGATCAGACCCTATGTCGACTATCTACACGGCATGATGAAGGAACTCTGCGAGGAGTATCAACCTTGCCTTATCTGGTTTGATGCTTCGCGACGTTTCAAGGCCCCTGCTGAAAAACCCTTACTTCGTCAGCAAGACATGGTGGACATGCTGCATTCCTATGGAACCCTTTCCAATAGCCGACTGGGTGACGATGATGCGTTGAAGTTCGTCGATTACCTGACGATGAACGACAACATGGCTCCTTCTATTAATCTGGGAGTTCATTTTGAATCAGCTGTCACGATGGGCCGGTCTTGGCACTACCGAGCCAATGACACTTTGAAAACGCCCCAAGTTCTTCTGGAACAACTGGTCAATACGGCCGGAAACGGTGGAAACTATCTTCTCAACGTAGGTCCTGACCAGGACGGCGTGATTCCCATCGAGATGGAGGAAAGGCTGAAGGTCATGGGCGACTGGCTTCAAAGAAACGGTGAGGCCATTTATGAAACGGAGCCTGGACCCTACCGGTATGAAATCAACTGGGGAACAATCACGCAGCGCAAGAACAAAGACACCACCAGTCTCTATCTGAACCTGGTGGACTGGCCGAAAGATGGGAAGTTCACCTTGTTTGGCGTGAACAATCCTGTGTTGACGGCATCCCTATTGGCTACGGGCGAAACGATCCAGAGTGAATCCAAGCTGGATCCATTTTCCGGGCAACACCTAGTCACTTTGAAACTTCCTAAAGAGGCGCCCGATGAGTACGTCTCCGTGATCAAAATTGAATTGGCGGGTGACGTATCAATGGATCCGGCACACATGCAAATGAACGATGGAAAGGTGATCATGGACACCTACAACGCCAGTATTCATGATGTGCCTTACGTACCCGGCAAACCGACCAAAGCCATCGACATGAAGATGTTCACGGTCCCGGATCGAAGACCGCTGCAGCCGAGTGACCACACCGGGCCGTGGGACTATCAAATGTACCGAAGGCCGGGCGAGGGAATCATGCCGGGCCGAGCGATCACCGTTTCAGGCTTCCAAACCAAGGGCCAAGCCCTGAGTTGGGATTTCAAAGTGTTTGAACCCGGCACCTATGATGTGGTCGTGAATTGCAATGGTGTTAAAAGCCAAGGTTCGGATGGAAAAGGCAAATTGCGCGCGAATGTCGCCGGTCAATCGATCGAGAGCAACTTGAACTTTACGGATCGTGGTCGAGCAACTCTGGGAAAGATACAGATCGATGCGTCTGGCACCTATACATTTACCCTTGAAGTTGCCTCTGCTTTCAATAACGCACCCAAGTTCAGAAGCGTCGTGTTAGCGCCCGTTGCACCTTGA